A single Gemmatimonadota bacterium DNA region contains:
- the sucD gene encoding succinate--CoA ligase subunit alpha, with protein MSIFIDNNTKLVVQGITGRDGSFHTKQMMEYGTHVVAGVTPGKGGQKFENTVPVFNTVYDAVRETGANTSVIYVPPMGAADAMMEAADAGIEFVVCITEGVPVLDMTFVYPFMKEKGVRLLGPNCPGLISPGKSKVGIIPGRICTPGPIGLVSRSGTLTYELVYQMTRAGMGQTTCVGIGGDPINGTNFIDCLAAFERDPDTTAVVMIGEIGGTDEQEAAKFVKEKMTKPVVGFIAGQTAPPGRRMGHAGAIISGSAGTAAEKMQAFEENGLGVAKRPIDVVGLLKERMK; from the coding sequence ATGAGCATCTTCATCGACAACAACACCAAGCTCGTCGTGCAGGGAATCACAGGACGCGACGGATCGTTCCACACCAAGCAGATGATGGAGTACGGCACGCACGTCGTCGCCGGCGTGACTCCGGGCAAGGGTGGCCAGAAGTTCGAGAACACGGTGCCGGTGTTCAACACCGTTTATGACGCAGTGCGTGAGACGGGCGCCAATACGAGCGTCATCTACGTTCCGCCAATGGGTGCCGCGGATGCAATGATGGAAGCCGCGGACGCGGGGATCGAATTCGTCGTCTGCATCACCGAAGGCGTTCCCGTGCTCGACATGACCTTCGTCTATCCCTTCATGAAGGAGAAGGGAGTTCGGCTGCTCGGTCCCAACTGCCCCGGACTCATCTCGCCCGGGAAGTCCAAGGTTGGAATCATTCCCGGCCGTATCTGCACACCGGGACCGATCGGTCTGGTCAGTCGCTCCGGAACGCTCACCTACGAGCTCGTCTATCAGATGACGCGCGCAGGAATGGGCCAGACGACGTGCGTCGGCATCGGCGGCGATCCGATCAACGGAACCAACTTCATCGACTGCCTCGCAGCATTCGAGCGCGATCCTGATACTACGGCGGTCGTAATGATCGGCGAGATCGGCGGAACCGATGAGCAGGAAGCAGCCAAGTTCGTGAAGGAGAAGATGACCAAGCCCGTAGTTGGATTCATCGCCGGTCAGACAGCACCGCCGGGCCGTCGCATGGGCCACGCTGGTGCGATCATCTCCGGCTCCGCCGGAACCGCAGCAGAAAAGATGCAGGCATTCGAGGAAAACGGCCTTGGCGTCGCCAAGCGGCCGATCGACGTTGTTGGACTTCTAAAGGAGCGCATGAAGTAA
- the ndk gene encoding nucleoside-diphosphate kinase: MAGDYTLTIIKPDAFNSGKAGKVIAHLEQQGFKVRAARVMHLSDAEAKEFYAVHCERPFYGSLCSFMTSGPCMPMVLEKADAVAALRVAIGATDPAEADAGTVRKLFAESKERNAIHASDSDDNAAREARFFFSESEIIRAR, from the coding sequence ATGGCTGGCGATTACACACTCACGATCATCAAGCCCGACGCATTCAACTCGGGAAAGGCGGGCAAGGTAATCGCCCACCTCGAGCAGCAGGGCTTCAAGGTTCGCGCAGCGCGAGTCATGCATCTCAGCGACGCCGAGGCGAAGGAGTTCTACGCAGTACACTGCGAGCGGCCATTTTATGGGTCGCTCTGCAGCTTCATGACATCGGGACCGTGCATGCCGATGGTTCTTGAGAAGGCAGATGCGGTTGCAGCGCTGCGTGTCGCGATCGGCGCAACCGATCCAGCTGAAGCCGATGCCGGCACGGTTCGCAAGTTGTTCGCCGAGTCCAAGGAGCGGAATGCGATCCATGCATCCGATTCCGATGATAACGCGGCGCGCGAAGCACGGTTCTTCTTTTCGGAGAGCGAGATAATTCGCGCGCGGTAG
- a CDS encoding UPF0182 family protein, which produces MTRGQRLSAALALAAAILLAGRAAAIVYSDQEWFANLGALSVWGAHVSNVLWLYGCALVVGIAFTWINISAVRRSVAALIVPKRLGNVEFGEEVPSTRLRALTAAVSLGITAVSLVALPSWTTLALWRANVSFAETDPYFTLDLSHFVTWLPLETEAYQWCLALFAMTAIVVVALYALTPSLSWDSRGIHVTPYARRHITVLGAILLLFAAWGFRLDAFRDLIQGSGPDGLLTRIDHVWLIPSDLALSLVTLGAAVVLLVAGWMGQTATAFASVTVIIVGTIAAQIVGPWVSARIAASPANAAMERPYSETRSDFDARAFPHEPIPPSMRYIADSTLLANAGQVQIRGALTDVVFPGARGAAVVPDVPRMITAPRLGDGFARLMHAWSEQNPRLMSGAIPSNAAFIRERDIKSRVAALAPVFALSGSIGAIPTSRGVLWVVDLYTVSQTYPLSAPHSVYGTRLTYRHHAATAYVSGGTAATIIVPDSALDPVARAWFNAHPGSYIMPGVPRDMVTPPPVAPVAPTGSSAEDQLFRENVGRIYERMRATLDSGDLRAFGAAFDSLGVIIRGRR; this is translated from the coding sequence GTGACGCGCGGCCAGCGGCTCAGCGCCGCCCTCGCCCTGGCCGCGGCGATACTTCTCGCCGGCCGCGCCGCGGCGATCGTCTACTCCGATCAGGAGTGGTTCGCCAATCTTGGCGCGCTGTCGGTGTGGGGCGCGCACGTGTCCAACGTCCTGTGGCTGTATGGCTGCGCGCTCGTCGTCGGGATCGCGTTCACATGGATCAACATATCCGCAGTGCGCAGATCGGTAGCCGCGTTGATAGTTCCCAAACGGCTCGGCAACGTCGAGTTCGGCGAGGAAGTGCCGTCAACGAGGTTACGCGCGCTGACTGCCGCGGTGAGCCTCGGCATCACTGCAGTGAGCCTCGTTGCGTTGCCGTCCTGGACGACACTCGCGCTGTGGCGTGCCAACGTCAGCTTCGCCGAGACGGATCCTTACTTCACGCTCGATCTCAGCCACTTCGTTACGTGGCTCCCGCTCGAAACGGAGGCATACCAGTGGTGCCTCGCGCTGTTCGCGATGACCGCGATCGTCGTGGTTGCGCTGTACGCGCTCACACCGAGCCTGAGCTGGGATTCTCGCGGCATTCACGTCACGCCGTACGCGCGTCGGCACATCACGGTGCTCGGCGCGATCCTTCTGCTGTTCGCGGCATGGGGCTTCCGACTAGACGCGTTTCGTGACCTGATTCAGGGCAGCGGCCCGGACGGGCTACTTACGCGGATCGATCACGTCTGGTTGATCCCGAGCGATCTTGCGCTCTCGCTCGTCACGCTCGGCGCCGCTGTCGTGCTGCTCGTTGCAGGATGGATGGGCCAGACCGCGACTGCATTTGCCAGCGTCACCGTAATCATAGTCGGCACGATTGCAGCCCAGATCGTGGGGCCATGGGTCTCTGCGCGAATAGCAGCCTCGCCCGCGAATGCAGCGATGGAGCGACCGTACAGCGAAACACGATCCGACTTCGATGCGCGCGCGTTTCCGCACGAACCCATCCCGCCATCGATGAGGTACATCGCCGACTCGACACTGCTCGCGAACGCGGGACAAGTGCAGATCCGAGGCGCGCTGACCGACGTCGTCTTTCCCGGTGCCCGCGGCGCCGCCGTCGTGCCTGACGTTCCACGCATGATCACTGCGCCAAGACTCGGCGACGGCTTCGCACGTTTGATGCATGCGTGGTCGGAGCAGAATCCGCGGCTGATGTCCGGCGCAATTCCGTCGAATGCAGCATTCATTCGCGAGCGCGACATCAAGAGCAGAGTTGCCGCGCTTGCTCCCGTATTTGCACTGTCGGGTAGCATCGGTGCGATTCCCACCTCGCGGGGAGTGCTGTGGGTGGTCGACCTCTATACCGTCAGCCAGACGTACCCGCTCAGTGCACCGCACTCCGTGTACGGGACGCGCCTCACGTACAGGCATCACGCGGCAACGGCGTACGTAAGTGGTGGCACTGCAGCCACGATTATCGTTCCCGACTCCGCACTGGATCCTGTAGCGCGCGCATGGTTCAACGCGCATCCTGGCAGTTACATCATGCCCGGCGTGCCGCGCGACATGGTCACGCCGCCTCCGGTCGCGCCCGTGGCACCTACCGGCTCATCCGCAGAAGATCAGCTCTTCCGCGAAAACGTGGGACGGATTTACGAGCGCATGCGCGCGACTCTGGACTCCGGTGATCTGCGCGCTTTCGGAGCAGCATTCGACTCGCTCGGTGTCATCATTCGGGGGCGGCGCTGA
- the rpmF gene encoding 50S ribosomal protein L32 yields the protein MAVPKRRISKQRKRLRNTAKGAPAIALQKCPQCQAIKRPHHVCEECGYYGGKQRVAAKGA from the coding sequence ATGGCCGTCCCCAAACGCCGTATATCCAAGCAGCGCAAGCGCCTCCGCAACACCGCGAAGGGAGCTCCTGCAATTGCGCTCCAGAAGTGTCCGCAGTGCCAAGCCATCAAACGCCCGCACCACGTGTGCGAGGAATGTGGCTACTACGGCGGCAAACAGAGAGTAGCCGCTAAGGGCGCCTAG
- the plsX gene encoding phosphate acyltransferase PlsX produces the protein MARIALDAMGGDFAPAAPVAGALLALAELDQSHSIQLVGRADLIQSTLDSLLAGEHASLAPQRSRISIVDAPDIIDMSDKPVAALRAKPNNSMTIGLTLQVKGESDAFVSAGSTGAQMAASALILKLLPGLHRPAIATLFPTAQRPVVVLDSGANVDCSARELLQFAWLGGVYAECILGRENPAIGLLSIGEEPEKGNAVVKEANALFAAADFNFVGNVEGRDLPAGRTDAGLLDVVVCDGFVGNVVLKFYEAVTPMIVGLIRKSAGIEPETLARSLSQLDYSEHGGAPLLGVRGVSIISHGKSSPRAIKNAVKVGVRAVESKMNDLMGQRLTASDQKHSAAIAS, from the coding sequence TTGGCCCGCATCGCGTTAGACGCGATGGGGGGCGACTTTGCCCCCGCCGCTCCAGTCGCGGGCGCGCTCCTCGCGCTGGCCGAGCTGGACCAGTCACACAGTATCCAACTCGTCGGGCGCGCTGACCTCATCCAGAGCACGCTCGACTCGTTGCTCGCCGGTGAGCACGCCTCGCTTGCGCCGCAACGCAGCCGCATATCCATCGTCGATGCCCCAGACATCATCGACATGTCCGATAAGCCGGTGGCCGCGCTGCGCGCTAAGCCCAATAACTCCATGACGATAGGCCTCACACTTCAAGTAAAAGGTGAGTCCGATGCTTTCGTCTCGGCTGGCAGTACCGGGGCCCAGATGGCGGCCTCCGCGCTGATCCTCAAGCTCCTGCCCGGCCTTCACCGTCCTGCCATCGCGACACTCTTTCCGACCGCTCAGCGACCGGTAGTAGTGCTCGATTCCGGCGCCAATGTCGATTGCTCCGCCCGCGAGCTGCTCCAGTTCGCCTGGCTGGGCGGCGTTTACGCCGAATGCATCCTGGGCCGCGAAAACCCGGCGATCGGATTGCTGAGCATCGGCGAGGAGCCGGAGAAGGGCAACGCGGTCGTCAAGGAAGCCAATGCGCTGTTCGCCGCCGCGGATTTCAATTTCGTGGGCAATGTCGAAGGACGCGACCTGCCCGCCGGCAGGACCGACGCAGGACTGCTCGACGTTGTGGTGTGCGACGGATTCGTGGGCAACGTCGTACTCAAGTTCTACGAGGCCGTCACCCCGATGATCGTCGGCCTCATCAGGAAGTCAGCCGGCATCGAGCCCGAAACACTCGCGCGCTCGCTCAGCCAGCTGGATTATTCGGAACACGGCGGCGCCCCGCTACTCGGCGTGCGCGGTGTCAGCATCATCTCACATGGCAAGTCATCACCGCGCGCCATCAAGAACGCAGTGAAGGTCGGCGTGCGGGCAGTGGAGAGCAAGATGAACGATCTCATGGGCCAGCGTCTCACCGCATCCGACCAGAAACATTCAGCCGCGATCGCATCATGA
- a CDS encoding BrnT family toxin — protein sequence MRFEWTETKRRSNIEKHGIDFVDAIRLFDSTHSVFRSDREGEKRFGAVGLVHGRVVTVIYHDRDDVRRIISARRARTDEEKSHYQSIEHEA from the coding sequence ATGCGTTTCGAATGGACGGAAACCAAACGCCGCTCCAATATCGAAAAGCATGGAATCGATTTTGTGGACGCAATCCGTCTCTTCGACAGCACGCACTCCGTATTTCGATCAGACCGTGAGGGTGAGAAGCGGTTTGGCGCTGTCGGCCTTGTCCACGGTCGGGTCGTAACGGTGATATACCACGATCGAGACGATGTGAGACGGATTATCTCTGCGAGGAGGGCTCGTACCGATGAAGAAAAAAGCCACTACCAAAGCATCGAGCACGAAGCGTAA
- a CDS encoding NADH-quinone oxidoreductase subunit N, protein MAFDLSQSMQLIAALTPDIIMMVGGMVLMLVSAWGTESVERQRRVGTAAIGVCIVSAVFVVYFMSVHATAGAGVIAVDNFRWIVDLVLLAATAGTIALGLDYNTREGILPAESHVLVIFATSGMMILAAARDLTIVFLGIELMSIAVYILTGMNRRSEKSAEGAIKYFLLGAFSTGFLLYGIALVYGATGTTSLTLIGERVAAHQIMSAPMLLTGIGLMLIGFGFKVALAPFHMWAPDVYEGAPTPITAYMAAAVKAAAFAAFLRVFLEAFGGEIPSWHVAVWWLAAITMVVGNLIALASKDIKRLLAYSSIAHAGYILVVLASGQALGSSAFLFYIVAYTLATFGAFGVVVALGQSGEPYLNVDDYAGLWIVRPWLSVSMAVCMLSLLGFPIFGGAGFFAKWYVIQSALYAPEPQTRLAVLLVLTSVISAGYYMYVVLVMFMKPRREVNTVSDPRSVGAATRWVIGLSTVILLVLGVYPNALVSLTQGKGSYLRAPTPQVSQVVPR, encoded by the coding sequence GTGGCGTTCGATCTTTCGCAATCGATGCAGCTGATCGCAGCGCTCACCCCCGACATCATCATGATGGTCGGCGGCATGGTTCTGATGCTTGTCTCTGCATGGGGAACTGAATCGGTGGAGCGGCAGCGCCGGGTTGGCACGGCCGCGATCGGCGTGTGCATCGTGTCCGCCGTCTTCGTCGTGTATTTCATGTCGGTGCACGCCACAGCAGGCGCGGGCGTGATCGCGGTCGACAACTTCCGCTGGATCGTCGATCTCGTTCTGCTTGCGGCTACTGCCGGCACGATCGCACTCGGACTCGATTACAACACGCGGGAAGGAATTCTTCCTGCCGAGTCGCACGTCCTCGTCATCTTCGCGACGTCGGGTATGATGATACTCGCCGCCGCGCGCGATCTCACGATTGTCTTCCTCGGCATCGAGCTGATGTCGATTGCGGTTTACATCCTCACAGGCATGAATCGCCGCAGCGAGAAGTCCGCCGAGGGCGCGATCAAGTACTTCCTGCTCGGCGCATTCTCGACCGGCTTCCTGCTTTATGGAATAGCGCTGGTATACGGCGCCACAGGAACGACCAGTCTCACGTTGATCGGCGAGCGCGTCGCGGCGCACCAGATCATGTCGGCGCCGATGCTGCTGACGGGCATCGGCCTCATGCTGATCGGTTTTGGCTTCAAGGTCGCACTCGCGCCGTTCCACATGTGGGCCCCGGACGTCTATGAGGGTGCACCGACACCGATCACCGCGTACATGGCTGCTGCAGTCAAGGCCGCCGCATTTGCCGCCTTCCTGCGCGTATTCCTCGAAGCCTTTGGGGGCGAGATCCCGAGCTGGCACGTCGCAGTCTGGTGGCTTGCTGCGATCACGATGGTCGTCGGTAATCTGATTGCGCTTGCGTCCAAGGACATCAAGCGGCTGCTGGCCTACTCCAGCATCGCACATGCGGGATACATCCTCGTCGTGCTTGCATCCGGACAGGCGCTTGGAAGCTCGGCATTCCTCTTCTACATAGTCGCATATACGCTTGCCACATTCGGCGCCTTTGGCGTCGTGGTCGCGCTCGGCCAGAGCGGCGAGCCGTATCTCAACGTGGATGATTACGCGGGATTGTGGATCGTGCGTCCGTGGCTCAGCGTCTCGATGGCGGTCTGCATGCTGTCGCTGCTCGGCTTTCCGATCTTTGGCGGGGCCGGCTTCTTCGCCAAGTGGTACGTGATTCAGTCCGCGCTGTATGCGCCTGAACCGCAGACGCGTCTCGCGGTGTTGCTGGTGCTCACCAGTGTCATATCGGCGGGCTACTACATGTACGTGGTTCTCGTCATGTTCATGAAGCCGCGGCGCGAGGTGAATACAGTCAGCGATCCACGCAGCGTGGGAGCAGCCACGCGTTGGGTCATCGGGCTCTCCACCGTGATTCTTCTTGTCCTCGGCGTCTATCCCAACGCGCTCGTGAGTCTGACGCAGGGCAAGGGATCGTACCTGCGTGCGCCGACGCCACAAGTGAGCCAGGTCGTGCCCCGGTGA
- a CDS encoding carbamate kinase, with protein MPTSSRTAVIALGGNALSPAGERSTIFDQFRHTRESLGPIVALAKDGWNVCIVHGNGPQVGDELVRNEEARATVEPLPLGVLVAATAGWIGYMIQQSLENALRAAGSDRRVVTVLTQVVVDEHDPALEHPSKFVGHELPAARARELAEQGIATATDGNGRLRRVVGSPTPVEIHEESVIKSLLGAGVLVVACGGGGIPVFRDASGALEGVDCVVDKDLAAAVLAAGIGADLFMILTDVDAVYADWGTPAQRALSRLTIQEVADLDGNKAFGEGSMAPKVRAAAKYVRQTGGRAIITELSRGSNAVAGKAGTEIVPA; from the coding sequence ATGCCGACATCGAGCAGGACCGCTGTTATCGCGCTCGGCGGTAATGCGTTGTCACCGGCCGGCGAGCGATCTACCATCTTCGATCAGTTCAGGCATACGCGAGAGAGCCTTGGCCCGATCGTCGCACTGGCCAAGGACGGCTGGAACGTGTGCATCGTTCACGGGAATGGACCGCAGGTGGGAGACGAGCTCGTTCGCAACGAGGAAGCGCGCGCTACGGTCGAGCCGCTTCCACTTGGCGTGCTCGTAGCTGCAACGGCGGGATGGATCGGCTACATGATCCAGCAATCGCTGGAGAATGCGCTGCGCGCAGCTGGAAGCGACAGGCGCGTCGTCACCGTGCTCACCCAGGTAGTGGTCGACGAGCACGATCCGGCTCTGGAGCATCCGTCCAAATTCGTGGGCCATGAGCTACCGGCCGCCCGTGCGCGGGAGTTGGCAGAGCAGGGTATCGCAACCGCGACAGACGGCAATGGGAGACTGCGCCGCGTCGTCGGGAGTCCCACCCCGGTCGAAATTCACGAAGAGTCCGTGATCAAGTCGCTTCTCGGCGCCGGTGTACTCGTTGTCGCCTGTGGCGGCGGAGGCATTCCCGTGTTTCGCGACGCGTCAGGCGCACTCGAAGGCGTCGATTGCGTCGTCGACAAGGATCTCGCCGCCGCGGTGCTTGCCGCCGGAATCGGCGCCGATCTGTTCATGATTCTCACAGACGTGGACGCCGTTTATGCCGATTGGGGCACGCCTGCACAGCGAGCGCTGTCTCGCCTTACGATTCAGGAAGTGGCCGACCTCGACGGCAACAAGGCGTTCGGAGAGGGCAGTATGGCGCCAAAAGTCCGTGCGGCCGCAAAGTACGTGCGCCAGACCGGCGGCCGTGCCATTATTACAGAGCTTTCGCGGGGCAGCAATGCCGTCGCGGGAAAGGCGGGGACGGAGATCGTTCCCGCATAG
- a CDS encoding phosphomannomutase/phosphoglucomutase — protein MNLVRDIFREYDIRGITGTELTPDVARVVGRAFAALLQERGVNGSVAVGRDNRPSGAGLHDALIAGLIESGIAVVDIGVVPTPVAYWTQHNLDVVAGIQITGSHNPPEYNGFKLGIGRASIYGNDIQRIYQLAAAAVFPEGKGSRRDETVIDRYIDDVVGRIGKISRPLRIAVDAGNGVGGLVAPKLFAKLGVDVTCMFCESDGTFPNHHADPTVPENLEDLINEMYKGGYDFGVAFDGDADRIGVVQRNGDVIWGDYLLLLYARDVLTRVKNAPIIFDVKCSQALPDAIQKAGGVPVMWKTGHSLIEEKMHEMHAPLAGEMSGHMYFDEGWYGFDDALYGAARLLRIVADSGKSIHELLADVPRFVSTPEIRVTCSDDTKFGIVSDAVKYFSARYTTIDVDGVRIQYPDGWGLIRASNTQPVIVLRFEARTRDQLDAIRAEIEGWLTQHGVQI, from the coding sequence GTGAATCTCGTTCGCGACATCTTTCGCGAGTACGACATTCGTGGAATTACAGGGACAGAGCTGACACCGGACGTCGCGCGCGTGGTTGGACGCGCGTTCGCGGCATTACTGCAGGAGCGCGGGGTCAACGGATCCGTCGCGGTCGGGCGCGACAACCGACCCAGCGGCGCTGGTCTCCACGACGCACTGATTGCAGGCCTGATCGAGAGCGGTATTGCCGTCGTGGACATCGGCGTCGTTCCGACCCCGGTGGCCTACTGGACGCAGCACAATCTCGACGTCGTTGCGGGTATCCAGATCACCGGATCGCACAACCCGCCCGAGTACAACGGATTCAAGCTCGGCATCGGCAGAGCCTCGATTTACGGCAACGACATTCAACGCATTTACCAGCTCGCCGCCGCTGCCGTTTTTCCAGAAGGGAAGGGCAGCAGGCGCGATGAAACGGTCATCGATCGGTACATCGACGATGTAGTCGGTCGAATCGGCAAGATCTCGCGTCCACTCCGGATTGCGGTCGATGCCGGTAACGGCGTCGGTGGCCTCGTCGCACCAAAGCTGTTCGCGAAGCTCGGTGTCGACGTCACGTGCATGTTCTGCGAGAGTGACGGCACGTTCCCCAACCACCATGCGGACCCTACCGTTCCGGAGAATCTCGAGGATCTCATCAACGAGATGTACAAGGGCGGCTACGATTTCGGCGTTGCATTCGACGGCGACGCGGATCGGATCGGCGTCGTTCAGCGGAACGGTGACGTGATATGGGGAGATTATCTGCTGCTTCTCTATGCGCGCGATGTCCTCACTCGCGTGAAGAACGCACCGATAATCTTCGATGTGAAGTGCTCGCAGGCGCTGCCCGATGCGATTCAGAAGGCTGGCGGCGTACCGGTGATGTGGAAGACGGGGCACTCGCTCATCGAAGAGAAGATGCACGAGATGCACGCACCGCTCGCGGGCGAGATGTCCGGGCACATGTACTTCGATGAAGGTTGGTACGGTTTCGACGACGCTCTGTACGGCGCAGCTCGACTCCTCCGGATCGTTGCGGACTCCGGAAAGTCGATTCACGAGCTGCTCGCGGACGTCCCGCGTTTCGTATCCACTCCGGAGATTCGAGTCACGTGCTCCGACGACACCAAGTTCGGTATCGTGAGCGACGCCGTGAAGTACTTCAGCGCCAGATACACCACGATCGACGTCGATGGAGTGCGAATCCAGTATCCTGATGGATGGGGGCTCATTCGCGCATCGAACACCCAGCCGGTGATCGTGCTCCGGTTCGAGGCGCGGACCCGTGATCAGCTGGATGCGATTCGCGCAGAGATAGAGGGATGGCTCACGCAGCACGGCGTTCAGATCTAA
- the sucC gene encoding ADP-forming succinate--CoA ligase subunit beta has product MNIHEYQAKEIFRAHGVPIPPGDVATTADEAEQIARRFGTTVVVKAQVHAGGRGKAGGVKLAKTPAEAKEVASRILGMQIKGITVEKVLVTPAADIATEAYAGIILDRVSKKPVFMVSPAGGIDIEEVAATTPEKIMRLPIDSRYGLRGFQAMELGFFLYKDVKQVRAAAKIMQDLYHAFMDSGASLAEINPLVTTPEGEVLALDAKMVIDDNELDRRPSIAALRDESSEAPSEVKAREANLTFIKLDGNVGCVVNGAGLAMATMDLVKYYGGDPANFLDIGGSSNPEKVVNALKIITSDPNVKAILFNIFGGITRTDDVANGIVTATKANPLKVPIVIRLTGTNEEIAVKILTENGFSAMTDMDEAVKKAVALATGKAA; this is encoded by the coding sequence TTGAATATTCACGAATATCAGGCGAAAGAGATCTTTCGCGCACACGGGGTCCCGATCCCGCCGGGCGACGTGGCCACTACGGCCGATGAAGCCGAGCAGATCGCACGCCGTTTTGGGACGACTGTGGTCGTCAAGGCACAGGTGCATGCGGGTGGCCGCGGCAAGGCGGGCGGCGTCAAGCTGGCCAAGACGCCAGCGGAAGCGAAGGAAGTCGCGTCGCGCATACTCGGCATGCAGATCAAGGGCATCACGGTGGAGAAGGTGCTGGTCACGCCAGCTGCCGACATCGCCACCGAGGCGTACGCCGGTATCATCCTCGACCGCGTTTCCAAGAAGCCCGTCTTCATGGTGAGCCCCGCGGGCGGGATCGACATCGAGGAAGTCGCGGCCACGACGCCCGAGAAGATCATGCGTCTGCCGATCGACTCGAGATACGGCTTGCGCGGCTTCCAGGCGATGGAACTCGGCTTCTTCCTCTACAAGGATGTGAAGCAGGTTCGCGCTGCAGCGAAGATCATGCAGGATCTGTATCACGCATTCATGGATAGCGGGGCCTCGCTCGCCGAGATCAACCCGCTCGTGACGACACCCGAAGGCGAAGTGCTCGCGCTCGACGCCAAGATGGTGATCGACGACAACGAGCTCGATCGTCGTCCGAGCATCGCCGCATTGCGCGACGAGTCGTCCGAAGCGCCGAGCGAAGTCAAGGCGCGCGAGGCGAACCTCACGTTCATCAAGCTGGACGGAAACGTCGGCTGTGTCGTGAACGGTGCTGGTCTCGCGATGGCAACGATGGATCTCGTCAAGTATTACGGAGGCGATCCCGCCAACTTCCTCGACATCGGCGGCTCGAGCAACCCGGAGAAAGTGGTCAACGCGCTCAAGATCATCACGAGCGATCCCAACGTGAAGGCGATCCTGTTCAACATCTTCGGCGGCATCACGCGCACCGACGACGTTGCAAATGGAATCGTCACGGCAACCAAAGCAAATCCGCTCAAGGTGCCGATAGTCATTCGTCTCACCGGCACCAATGAAGAGATTGCGGTGAAGATTCTTACCGAGAACGGATTCAGCGCGATGACCGACATGGACGAAGCGGTGAAGAAAGCAGTCGCGCTCGCGACGGGGAAGGCAGCATGA
- a CDS encoding DUF177 domain-containing protein, giving the protein MLSFDIRALESTAAQVVGDLPADDPIWSAADTRPNDAVHVEGRLSSAGAGRFYFSGKLSGQVTLECRKCLVEVTREVSEDAHFIFAPAGDPTTEDDPDVFTYDPGAHQLDVRPAVREGWLLSVPAFVDCREDCKGLCLKCGANLNEGACDCEPVTADARWDSLRQTNVARDDFQA; this is encoded by the coding sequence ATGCTGTCCTTCGACATCCGCGCGCTGGAGTCGACTGCCGCACAGGTCGTTGGAGACCTTCCGGCTGACGATCCCATCTGGAGTGCGGCCGATACGCGTCCAAATGACGCCGTTCACGTCGAGGGACGGCTTTCAAGTGCCGGTGCGGGCCGTTTCTACTTCAGCGGCAAGCTGTCCGGACAGGTGACCCTGGAGTGCCGGAAGTGCCTGGTCGAGGTTACGCGGGAAGTGAGTGAGGATGCACATTTCATCTTCGCTCCCGCCGGCGATCCGACGACCGAAGACGATCCGGACGTATTCACGTACGATCCCGGCGCTCACCAGCTCGACGTTAGACCAGCTGTACGCGAAGGATGGCTCCTCTCGGTGCCAGCCTTCGTCGATTGCAGGGAGGACTGCAAGGGGCTCTGCCTCAAGTGCGGCGCCAACCTGAACGAAGGGGCTTGCGACTGCGAGCCCGTCACCGCCGATGCCCGATGGGATTCGCTGCGCCAGACTAACGTCGCGCGCGACGACTTCCAAGCCTGA
- a CDS encoding BrnA antitoxin family protein, with protein MKKKATTKASSTKRNKVRRSERVTSVTSEEARRMSGRTDWARVDALTDEEIDAAIASDPDSAPPFDRGFFARAAILMPPVGAKKPIAFRVDPDVLEFFKRHGPGYQGRMNAVLRAFMQSQS; from the coding sequence ATGAAGAAAAAAGCCACTACCAAAGCATCGAGCACGAAGCGTAACAAGGTGCGCCGCTCAGAGCGAGTCACCTCTGTGACGAGCGAGGAAGCGCGTCGAATGAGTGGCCGCACCGACTGGGCGCGGGTCGATGCGCTGACGGATGAAGAGATCGATGCCGCCATAGCGTCCGATCCAGACTCCGCGCCGCCCTTCGATCGTGGATTTTTTGCCCGCGCGGCCATTCTCATGCCTCCGGTCGGTGCAAAGAAGCCCATAGCATTTCGTGTCGATCCTGACGTACTGGAGTTTTTTAAGCGCCACGGGCCAGGATACCAGGGAAGAATGAACGCCGTTTTGCGGGCGTTCATGCAATCGCAGTCGTGA